AATAAATCTGAAGAAGTTGAGTGTTTAAAAAACAACCAATCAGCAAACATATTGTTAATTGTGCAGGTTTTAAGCCAACTTTTTTGCCGTACCAGGGTCAGAGTTAAGCGCCTTAATGTTTTAAACTGCGTAAAGGTTTATTATCATCGGCATATTATGAATGAGCCATGTGCTGCTCGGGCCCGAAAAGGAATCAAATCACTATGCGCTGTAAAACGCTGACTGCTGCCGCAGCGGTTCTTCTTATGCTGACCGCAGGCTGTTCCACTCTGGAGCGAGTGGTTTACCGCCCCGACATTAACCAGGGGAACTACCTGACACAAAACGATGTGTCAAAGATCCGTACTGGCATGACTCAACAGCAGGTTGCGTATGCTCTGGGTACGCCAATGATGACTGATCCATTCGGCACCAATACCTGGTTCTACGTCTTCCGCCAGCAGCCAGGGCATGAAGGTGTCACTCAACAAACGCTAACGTTAACCTTTAACAGCAGCGGCGTGCTGACCAACATCGACAATAAGCCGAAGCTGGAAAAAGAATAACCCACAAAAAAGGTGCCTAAGGCACCTTTTTTTGGCTACTTCTGAGCGGATTTTTCTGCTCGCTGGCGTCTGAGTTCTTTCGGGTCAGCGATGAGCGGACGATAAATTTCCACTCTGTCACCCTCACTCACCATATCGGTCAATTTCACCGGACGACTAAAAATCCCCACCTTGTTCTTTGATAAATCAATATCCGTGCGCAGTTCAAGAATACCGGAGGCGATAATTGCCTGCTCAACGGTGCTGCCCTGCCCCAGTCGGACTTTCAGCAAATACTGCTTTTCTGGCAGCGCATAAACCACTTCGACCTTAATATCAGGCGACACTGTAAACCTCTTTGGCGCGAACGGTAAAAGCCTGAACCATGTTACCCGCCAGCTCTTTGAAGATGCGGCCAAACGCCAGTTCGATCAGCTTATTCGTAAATTCAAAATCAAGCTGGAACTCGATACGGCATGCTTCAGCGCTCAACGGCGTAAACTTCCAGCCCCCCATCAATGACTTAAAGGGCCCATCGACAAGGTGCATCAAAATACTTTGATTACTGGTCAGCGTATTGCGTGTCGTGAAGGTTTTGCTGATACCCGCTTTGGAAACATCTACCGCCGCCGTCATCTGATCGGGCGTTACGTCAAGAACCCGGCTGCCAGTGCAACCCGGTAAAAAATCTGGGTAGGATTTCACATCGTTCACTAATTGATACATCTGCTCCGCGCTGTAAGGCACTAGCGCAGTACGGGTAATCTGAGGCATAGCATTTCCTGTGAGTCTTGCAACGGACAAATAATAACATTTATCACCACGCAAAGAAAAACTCTTAGCCCAGAGCCGTGCTAAGATATGCCTTCATCCCCGCAGCGAAGCGGGGTGTATTTGAACTCCTGGATTACATATACTGAGCAGCACTATGACAAAGAAAAAAGCATACAAACCAGGCTCAGCCACCATTGCGCAAAACAAACGCGCCCGCCATGAATACTTTATCGAAGATGAGTTTGAAGCGGGGCTCGTGCTGCAAGGCTGGGAAGTAAAATCACTGCGCGCCGGGAAAGCCAACATCGGTGATAGCTACGTTATTCTGATCGATGGCGAAGCATTTTTGTTTGGCGCTAACTTCACCCCGTTAAACGTGGCATCAAGTCACGTAGTTTGCGACCCTACGCGTACCCGTAAACTCCTGCTTAATCAACGCGAGTTGGATACCCTTTATGGCCGAATCAACCGCGATGGTTATACGGTTGTCGCCTTGTCGATGTACTGGAAAAATGCCTGGTGCAAAGTAAAAATCGGCGTCGCGAAAGGTAAAAAACTGCACGATAAACGCACCGACCTGAAAGACAAAGAGTGGGCGCTGGATAAAGCGCGCATTATGAAACATGCGGGCCGTTAACTCCTGTTCTAAAACTTTCAATATCACTACTGGTTCTTATCATAAGAGCCAGTATTAAACTCCTGTGCTTATGTTTTATTCACACCTGACAACGCTTTTATTTGTTAATAATTCAAACTGGTAATCAATTAACAATAAAATATACCTCACACTATTATTAAACTTATGCTACACAGTAATGCCGATTAATAATCCTATTATTTTCTACATTATTTCGTTAAAAAAATGACTGAAAAATAGGATTTTTCCCGCTCCGCTTTTGTTTAATTTAATTGAAGCAAGTGATAAGCATCACACCAAAAACCTTACTTTTACCAGGTTAATCATGTTATAAAGCGATGCAAGCGTCAGAGATAAAGGAAAGCAAAACAAGGAATAATTTTCATATATAACAATTCATTAAATCACAAAACCACATCCAAAGCCTAACCCCTTCACCATCACTTCTCATCTCTTTACAGAACACAACCCCCTCGAATTGCTTAACATTTAGTTAAGCACCACTGAATTTGCGCTTTCATCTTTTCCTGTCTATATCTTCAATAACCCTGAAATGAAATGATAAGAAAGTATGAACTTTTCATTTATATAAACTAACACGCCGGTAGAAAACAAATATTAGCTTATAACGCTTGCCGTCAATATTTTGATGTCCGGATTCGCTCGTTTTAAATTTATAGATGAATAAGATCGTTCTATCACGTTGTTCCGGGTAAATAACTTTTCTATTTAGGTCATGCCGAAGCCCCTCACGTTCACATTGAATGGAGTGATAACCATGCGTTCAATATCCCTGATCTCAAAGCTCACTGGCGTAACAAATAATATTGAAGCCTCTGAAATTACGCTGAATTCTCCTTCTATTGTTGAACTCAAAGCCGAACGCGCTGATATCGCAAGTATCGTTCGCACAAACAACGATATGGTCATTACGCTGCGTGATGGCGAGGTCGTCACGGTTAAAAATTTCTACGCTTTCGCAGACCAGGGCGGCAACCAGCTCGTGCTTGAAGACAGCAAAGGCGCGTTATGGTGGGTGCAGGATACCGACACCGCTTTTCACTTCGAGCCGCTTAACAATATCGATGACCTCATGGTGGCTACCGGGGCAGAAAACCATGGCGGCGCAGCTATCTGGCCGTGGGTATTAGGCGGCGTAGCCCTGGCGGGTGGCATTGCGCTCGCTGCGGGTGGCGGCGGCGGAGGTGGTGGTGGCGGGGATGACAATTCAAACAATGGGGGCAGCACCGGCGAGCCCAATCCTGCCCCTCCAGGCAGTGACATCACACCACCAGCCGCACCGACAAATCTTAACGTATCCGCTGACGGCCAAACCATCACCGGTCGTGCCGAGCCGGGCAGCACGGTCACCATCACCGATGCTAACGGCCAGATCATCGGGCAAGGCACCGCAGGCAGTGACGGGAGTTTTTCTATCCCGCTGACCACGCCACAAATCAATGGCGAAGACATAACGGTTCATGCCACCGACCCTTCAGGTAATACCGGCCCAGAAGCCACCGTAACGACCCCTTTCATTCCGGAGCCACTCGAACCGATTCTCACCAGCGTTACGGATGACACAGCCCCGGCGACCGGCCTGATTCTGAGCGGTCAACCAACCAACGATAAAACGCCAACCATTGAAGGTTTTGCCCTGGAGGGCTCCACCGTTCATATCTTTGACAATGGGGTAGAGATCGGAACCGCCGTTGCGGATGCAAATGGTAGCTGGAGCTTTACGCCAGGTACGCCGCTGGCTGATGGAGAACATGAGTTTACCGCCACCGCCACCAACCCAAAAGGCGAAAGCGGTTTATCAGGTAGCTATACGGTAGTTATCGACACCATAGCGCCAGATGCCCCCACCGTTAGCCCGCTGAATGATACGGTCGGCAGCATCACCGGTTTAATACAAAACACCGGTGTCACCGACGACACAAAACCGACGTTAAGCGGCGTGGGTGAACCAGGTGATATCGTCACGATCAGTGACAACGGTAAACCATTCGCAATGGTCACGGTAGGCAGCGACGGCAAGTGGAGCTACACCCCTACACAACCGCTGGGGGAAGGCTCTCACACAATCACGTTACAGCAGACCGATGCGGCGGGAAACGTCAGCGCTGTTACCACATTGCCAACCTTTACCGTCGACTTAACGCCACCCACGCCTGCAACCATCACTAACGTGAGCCTGGACGGCACCACCGTTAGCGGCCTCGCAGAAGCCGGAAGCCGCGTGACTATTGTGGGCACCAATAATGTCTTACTCGGTGAGACAGTTACCGGAGCCGATGGCAAATTTGCCATTACCATCATCCCCGCCCAAACGCATGGGGAATCGCTCACGGCGCACATTCAGGACGCCGCAGGAAACGTTGGCCTTGATACCGGTTTTACCGCGTCCAATTCCCAGTTCCCAATCGTACCGGTCCTGGATTCCGTGGACGACAATGCCGGAGCGACAACCGGAACGCTAACCAACGGCCAGGCAACCGACGACACCACGCCAACGCTCAACGGCACGGCAGAGGCCGGAAGCACGGTAACGTTCTTTATCAACGGTGCGACGCTGGGAACGGCTTTGGTCGACGGAACGGGTCACTGGACGTTTACCCCAGCGCAGCCGCTACCGGAGGGCCCGCAAAACCTCACCTTTACCGCCACCAATATCTACGGCACCAGCGGTACGTCATATGCATTTACGGTGAATGTCGACACTACCCCGCCACCTGCCCCAACCGACTTGTTAGTGACAGCAGATGGCCTGCACGTCACCGGTTCTGCCGAAGCGGGAAGTAAAATCACCGTTTATGATGGCGATGGAAACATTTTGGCAACCGGCGTCACGGGCAGCGACGGCAAATTTGACGTCACACCCCTGACCTCAGCGCAGCTCAATGGCGAAACCCTTCTGGTTACCGCAACCGACGTGGCTGGCAACCAAAGCAGCAACGCCTCCGTTCCTGCGCCAGACACTACCGCCCCTGCGGCACCGACAGATGTAGACATCAATGACGAAGGGTCGATCGTCACCGGTAATGCGGAAGCCGGGAGCACGGTCAAAGTGACCGATCCCGACGGAACAGTTCTGGGAGAGGGCAAGGCCGCAGACGATGGCAGCTTTAGTATTCCCATCGCCCCGCCACAAACCAACGGTGAAAAACTGGACGTTTCGGCCACCGATGGCGCAGGTAACAAAGGTCCAGAAACACCGATTGACGCCCCGGACACCACCGCCCCCGACCTCCCCATTATCACCACGGCCGTGGATGACGTCGCTCTTTTGACGGGCAATCTGGCAAATGGCGATACCACTAACGACGATAGACCCGAACTCCAGGGTACGGCAGAAGCCAATGCTATCGTGACGATTTATGACAACGGCACATTGTTGGGTAGCACTCCCGCAGACGAAAACGGCAACTGGAGCTACACCCCAACCAGCGCACTCGGCCAGGGCCTGCATAATCTGACCGCCACCGCGACGGATGCGAAAGGAAACACTAGCGGTGAATCGCTGTTTACCCTGACCGTTGATTCCATCGCCCCGCTCACGCCTGCCATTACTCTGGTCAGCGATAACGTCGGCACGATTACCGGCCCGGTTGCGAACAACGGCGTCACCAACGATACGACGCCAACCCTTAGCGGCACTGGCGAACCGGGTTCACAAATTATTCTCTCTGAGGGCGCAAATTCCTACCCTGCCATCACCGTCGACTCGTCGGGCTCCTGGAGTTTTACCCCGACCGAACCGCTTGAAAATCGCGAATATCATTTTACCGTTACCTCCACAGATGCTGCGGGCAACGTCACCGAGCCGTCCGCCGAATTTGTTATTACGGTCGTCACCGCTTTGCCAGACGCGCCAACCATTGATAACGCTGACGATAACATTGGCACTGTAACGGCTCCGCTTACCAACAATTCTGCGACCGATGATACCAGGCCGCAGTTTAACGGCTCCGGGCCTGCGGGAACGACCGTCACTCTTTACGACGGAGCTAACCCAATCGGCACCGCCACCGTGGATGACGATGGCAAATGGAGCATTACCCCTGCGCAGCCGCTGAGCGAAGGGCCTCACGCGTTGAGCGCCATCGCGACAGATGCCGCAGGAAACGCAAGTCCCGCAGCCAACTTTAACCTGACAGTAGATACCACTCCGCCTGCGGCTCCTCAGATTATTAACGCAGCCGGCCTCGTCGGTGATGCTCCGGCAACGCTTATCAACGGCGGCAGTACGCAGAGCAACACACCTGAGTTTTCCGGGAAAGGCGAAGCAGGCGCAACCATCGAAATTTTCGATAACGGTTTATCTATCGGCACAGCCATTGTGGATGAAAATGGCGACTGGACGCTGACACCTGATTCCCCGCTGAGTGAAACAACCCATTCATTAACCGCTGTAGCAACAGATCCGGCGGGCAATGTCGGCCAACCTTCACCCGCTTTCACGCTGACCGTGGACAATACGCCTCCGGTGCAACCGGGCATCCCAGGCGTTGTTGACGATCGGGCACCGGGGCTGGGCAATGTTCCGGCTGACGGATTCACGAACGACACCACGCCAACCATTACCGGAACAGGTGTCGCGGGTGACACCATTTCCATCCGTCATGACGGCGCGGAAATCGGCACGGCCACCGTGCTTGCAGATGGCTCCTGGAGCTACACCCTGCCCACCGTCACGCCGCCTGCAACCTACAACATTACCGTGGTAGAAACCGATCCCGCCGGTAACAGCAGCGATCCGTCGGAAAATATTACCTTTACCGTCGATACCGCCGCCTCTGACGCCCCCGTCATTAACCTGGCGCTGGATGATGTCGGCAACATTGAGGGTGAAGTCTTCACTACGCAAACCACCGATGACAGTACGCCTGAATTCCTGGGAACGGGTGTGGCGGGTGACACGATTACGCTGTACGAAGGCACTACGGTTCTTGGGCGTGCAGTGGTTGATGAAAATGGAGAGTGGCGGTTAACCCTGGATTCAACGTTGCCTGATGGCATCCACAACCTGATCGCAACCGCCACCGACCCGGCAGGTAATATCAGCGCCCCTTCGAACACTTTCACGATTACGGTCGATACCACGCCGGTAACCGCTCCGTCCGTGACAGAAATTATTGATGACGATGTCCCCGCCGCGCCGATTCTGTTAACGGAAGGCAGCGCCACAAACGACACCACGCCGACCCTTCGCGGAACCGGCACGCCGGGCAGCACGGTTTCCGTGTTCGACAACGGTTCCGATACCGCACTGGCTACCGCCGTTGTTGCTCCCGATGGTACATGGAGTGTGACTACCCCTGCGTTAGATGCGGGCTCTCACGAGTTCACCTTTAGCGCCACCAATCCAGCGGGTGAGACGGCTACCGCAGCGGATTCCATCACCCTTACGGTTGACCTCACACCGCCGCCGGAGCCCGTGATCACCCTGCCGCTGGAAGATACCGGGACGCTGGTAAGCGGAACCTCTGAACCGGGTAGTACGGTGATTATCAGCAATGCAGGGGGCGTCGAAATCGGCCGAGGCGTTGCCGATAGCACAACCGGGGCATTTACCGTCACCGTTTCTCCTGCACAAACCGGCGGCCAATCGCTATCCGCCATTGCGCAGGATCCTGCGGGCAACCAAAGCGCAGAAGTGGACTTTACCGCCTCCAACTCTGGCCTCCCGCAGCCACCAATTATTAGCGAAGTGGTGGACGATGTACTCCCTGGAACGGCTGATGTGGCTTCCGGGCAAAGCACCAACGACACCTTGCCGACGCTCAACGGAACGGCGACAGCATTTGCCACGGTCACGCTTTATGTGGACGGTGTGCCCATTTCCCCCCCTATCTCTGCGAACAATTTAGGAAACTGGAGCTATCAGTTCACTACGCCACTGGGCGACGGGCCGCACACTTTCGCGGTGAGCCAGACAACAACCGACTTCCAGACCAGCGGTAAATCTCCAGATTTCGTTATCAACATCGATACCCTCGCTCCGACGGCACCGGCTATCACCACCGTTACCGATGATGTCACGCCGGGAACCGGAATCATCACCAGCGGCCTGGCGACCAACGATCCGCGTCCGACGCTCACCGGCTCAGGGGAAATTGGCTCGACGATTACCGTGCTGGATAACGGCAGTCCAATCGGCACCGCCGTGGTAAATGCCAGCGGCACATGGACATTCACACCAACAGCCAATCTCACTTTCGGCGTGCATCCGATCACCGTTACCTCGACGGACGCAGCCGGAAACGTCAGCGCACCTTCAGCTATTTTTGCGGTAAACGTCGATAACGATGCACCACTGGCCCCAGTCGTTACGGCGGTAACAGATGATGGAGCAACCCCTGGCGCCGTGATTTCCGGCCAGCCGACCAACGACAACACGCCAACGCTAACCGGAACAGTGGAGCCAAATACCACGCTGACAATTAGCGATAACGGCACCGCGATCGCCACGATCCCGGTTGATGGCACCGGCAACTGGTCATTCACCCCAAATCCACCGTTTGCCGATGGCAGCCACAATATTACCCTCACCGCCACCGATGCCGCGGGCAACGTTAGCCCGCCGTCTGCAGGCTTTAACGTGGTGGTTGATACCTCAGCGCCCATCGTGCCTGCGATCACGTTGGTTGTGGACGATCAAACTCAGGTTGGCGGGGTGACACTCACCAACGGGCAGCTAACCAAAGACACTCTGCCTACGTTGAGCGGTACCAGTGAAGTGAACGCGATTATCACGCTTAGAGATGGCAATACCGTTATTGGTACTACCCTCGCTGATGGGGAGGGTAAGTGGTCGCTGGATCCGACCACGGCGCTCGGCCAGGGGAGCCATACTCTGACCGTCACCGCCACAGACGCCGCAGGGAATATCAGTAATCCATCGTCGGCCTTCACCGTCGTGGTGGATTCCGCCGCACCAAACGCGCCGGTAATTGTGACCGTGACGGATAACACCGCGCCTGTTCTTGGGCCTATCACCAACGGCCAGGCCACGAACGAAACGCGCCCTGCTCTAACCGGTACAGGTGAAATCGGTTCAACCATCTCCGTATACGACGGCAATAATCCGATTCCGATTGGCACAACCACCGTTGGCGCGGGTGGAAACTGGAGCTTTACGCCAGGAACACCGCTCAGCAGCGGCTCGCACGACCTGACCGTTACCGCCACGGATAGCGCCGGAAACACCAGCGCACCGTCAGCCATTTTTAATGTGCTGGTAGATATTTCAGCCCCGGTCGCTCCGGCTATTACCACGGTCGCCGATGATGCGGGCTCAGTCCTGGGGAATTTAACGAGCGGGCAAACAACTGACGACACCCTGCCTGCCCTTAGCGGAACCGCGGAGGCGGGTTCCACGGTCACAATTTACGATAACGGCACGGCCATCGGCACCGCCGTAGCAACTGGCGGAGCGTGGAACTTCACGCCAACCACAGCGCTGACTAACGGTAGCCACGCCTTGACGGTCACCGCCACCGATACGGCGGGCAACGTCAGCGCACCATCAGGGGCGTTCAATATTGTGGTGGATACCACCGCCCCAACGGCACCGATTGTTATTCAGGCATTTGATGATGTCGGCCCGGTGACCGGGGCGCTGGTCAACGGGCAGTCAACCAACGACAACCAGCCGTTGCTCAGTGGTACCGCGGAAGCCAACTCAATAGTGAGTATTTCCGACAACGGCGTATTTCTCGCAACGGTCACTGCCAGCCCGACCGGCACCTGGAGTTATACACCCCCAGCCCGCCTCGATGGTGTGCATACCTTTACGGCAACATCTACCGATGCCGCAGGGAACCTCGGCGCGGTATCTGGCAGCTTTACGCTCAATATCGACACCTTAACGCCAAATACGCCGGTGCTGACATCGGTCACAGACGATATAGCGGGCGGCGTATTTAACGCTCAACTGACCAACGGGCAAGTCACCAACGATGCGCGCCCAACCCTGAATGGCACAGCAGAAGCGGGTACTACCCTCGCCATTTTCGATGGGGCAACGCAGATTGGCACCGTCACGGTTCCTGTGGGCGGCAACTGGACGTTCACCCCAACCACGCCGCTTACCACCGGCTTACACACCCTCACCGTGACCGCAACTGATGCAGCGGGGAACGCCAGCGGCGCGACAGCCGGGTTTGCGATAACGGTTGATACCACCGCGCCAACGCAGCCCGTAATCACCTCGATTGTTGATGATGCGGGGCCAATTACCGGCCCGATAACCAATCTGCCGACTAACGATAATCTGCCAACGCTGAACGGCACAGCAGAAGCCAATTCGACGGTAAATATTTACGATAACGGCGCGCTTTACGCCACGGTCAGCGCCAACGGCAGCGGCAACTGGAACTACACACCAACGGTTGGGTTAGCCGACGGAAGCCACTCCTTTACCGTTACCGCAACGGATCTGGCGGGAAATATCAGCGTAAGCTCGGTACCTTCGGCGATTATTGTTGATACCACCCCGCCAGGGCTACCGACCGGCATGGCCGTAAACGCAACCGGGACAATCGTCACGGGGACTGCCGAAGTGGGCAGCACCGTGACCATCACCACCAGCACAGGAACCGTGCTCGGCAGCGCAACGGCTGACGGCACCGGTAAGTTCAGCGTGGCTATTACGCCTGCACAAACCAATGCCCAGGCTCTGCTCGCCTATGCGGTGGATGTCGCAGGTAACACCGGTCTTTCAGCCGGATTTACCGCGCCAAACACTGCGTTGCCGGGCGTGCCTGTCATCACAAGCGTGGTGGATGATTTCGCCGCCGTGACCGGAACCGTGGCGAACGGGCAAAGCACCAACGATGCCACGCCGACCATTAACGGCACCGCGGACATCGGGGCAACCGTCAACGTCTATAACAACGGCGTGCTGATGGGAACCACCACAGCAAACGGGAGCGGCAACTGGACGTATACGCCGGGTTCCGCCCTGGGCGAAGGCTCGCACGCATTTACCGCCACCGCGACGAACGCCAACGGCACCGGTAGCCCTTCTGCGGCCGCCACCGTCATTGTCGACACTCTTGCGCCGCTGGCACCAAGCGCAACGGTCAGCGCCGACGGCACCACAATCAGCGGCTCTGCCGAAGCGAATAGCATCGTCACCGTTACCCTGCCTGGCGGTGGAACAGTGACCGCAACCACCAATGGTAGCGGGGCCTGGAGCGCAACCTTGCCAACCCGTGAAATTGGCGGGGAAAGTTTATCGGTCATCGCAACGGATGCGGCGGGCAACGCATCGCCATCCATCTCAGCCATTGCGCCAAACCTGCCGCTTGCCGCCGACAGCAACGTCGTGAATCTGGCGCTCACCAGCACGGCAACGGTTTCACCCCCGGTTCATTACAGCGATTACGGCACGTTACTGGTTGGCGCGCTGGGTAATACGGCCTCCGTGCTCGGGAATGACACGGCACAGGTAACCTTTAATATCGCTGCGGGCGGAACGGGGAATATTACGATCGATGCTGCCGCCACGGGCATTGTGCTTACGCTACTCAATAACCTGGAAGTTGCGGTTCAGCGCTTTGAAAATGGCGCCTGGACCACCGTTTACGACTCGTCACAGCCACAGTTTGCCAACCTGCTCACGCTCGGTTCAAGCGGCGTCACGATGAACATTAACGGGCTGACGGAAGGTAACTACCGGGTGCTGAGTTACAACACCAGCCTGGTTACAGCGGGGTCGTTTACCAGCCTGGATGTGAGCGTCCAGCAGATCAGCGCGGGCACCATCACCGGCGGCACGATGCAGCCGGGGAACGTGATTACTGATGTCGACCCGAACAGCGGCCAGGACACCGCGCCAGCAGGCACGGTTGTCAGTTCCGTAACCAACGCGCAAGGCGCAATTACGGCGGTCGGGGCTGGCGGGGCGGATATCCAGGGCCAGTACGGCACCCTGCATATTAATCAGGACGGAAGCTACACCTACACCCTGACCAACACCTCGGCGTCGGTGATTGGGCGCACGGAAAACTTCACCTATACCATCACCCACAACGGGGCGACCGCCTCGGCCCAACTGGTGGTCACGCTGGGTAATCCTGCTCCTGCCAGCACCGTTACGGCGACAGATAACACGGCGGCGCTGACCTACAGCACAGACGTCGAAGCGGTAAACCACGGTGCTTCATCGCAAAGTGGGTTGTCCGTTCTCAGCGTTGGCGTAGGCAATGTGTTGAATGCGAATTTACTCGCCAACATGTCCAATCCAATCATCTTTGATGTGGATGACGGTTCAACCCGCACCATGACGGTCCAGGCCAGCGTCGGTGGCGTCGCCCTGATTTCAACTTTCGATCTGTATATCTACAAATTCAACGAAATAACCCAGCAGTTCGAGCAATATCAGGTACAAAAAACTTGGCTTACCGCGCCGTTATTGGGCGGCACTTCCGGGCAATTAACCTTAACTCTGCCGGGTGGCGAGTATCTGTTCCTACTCAATAACGCCAGCGGCGTGAGCGTGCTGACGGGCTACACGCTCAATATCCTGCAGGATCATACTTATGCCGTGGAAAGCGTCAGCGCCACGACAACCGGCAATGTGCTGCAGGATGACGTTGTCACGGGCGGAGCCGGGCATGTCACCCAGGTGAACGGCGTTTCTGTTGCCGCCACGGGCACCACAAATATTAATGGCGAATACGGCGTACTGACCATTGATGCCAACGGCAGCTATACCTACAAGCTGAATGCTGGTGTGGGCGCGGATAGCATCAAAACGCCGGACAGCTTCGTGTATACCGTGACCGCGCCAAACGGCGATACCGGCACCGCCTCGCTGAATATTACCGCCACGCCGCGCACGGTGGATGCGATTGATGACGTAAGCCTGCTTATGCCGGTTAGCACCGCGCAAACCACTGCGGTTTACTCGGATACCAGCATGGGGCAAGCGTCGTGGACGGCGAAATTGCTTTCCGCGACATCAGGAAGCGGGGACGGATTTTTCACCGTGGCGAACAACGATGTGCTGCATAACCCGGTCCTGCATTTTACCGTGCAATCGTTGCTCTCCCTTGGCGGGTTAAATGTTACCTGGGAGATCATCAACAGTGCCGGAACGGTGGTAAGAAGCAGTTCATTCAATGGTGGCCTGCTGCTTGGCGGCGTGGCGAACATTGATTTAAGCGGGCTGGATCTCCCGGCGGGCAATTACACCCTGCACTACACCGGGAGCATGGGTGCGCTGGGGGCGGGGCTGATAACCATCACCCCAACCATCACCGGCACAACCATTGATTTGGATAATTACTCAACGCTTGCGGGCAGTACCGTGCAAGGCAATATCTACGACGGTCACGATGCCGCCGGAGCCGTGGATCAGTTGGGAACCGTTCACACCCTGCTGAGCATT
This genomic window from Buttiauxella gaviniae contains:
- a CDS encoding type II toxin-antitoxin system RatA family toxin, producing MPQITRTALVPYSAEQMYQLVNDVKSYPDFLPGCTGSRVLDVTPDQMTAAVDVSKAGISKTFTTRNTLTSNQSILMHLVDGPFKSLMGGWKFTPLSAEACRIEFQLDFEFTNKLIELAFGRIFKELAGNMVQAFTVRAKEVYSVA
- the smpB gene encoding SsrA-binding protein SmpB — its product is MTKKKAYKPGSATIAQNKRARHEYFIEDEFEAGLVLQGWEVKSLRAGKANIGDSYVILIDGEAFLFGANFTPLNVASSHVVCDPTRTRKLLLNQRELDTLYGRINRDGYTVVALSMYWKNAWCKVKIGVAKGKKLHDKRTDLKDKEWALDKARIMKHAGR
- the bamE gene encoding outer membrane protein assembly factor BamE gives rise to the protein MRCKTLTAAAAVLLMLTAGCSTLERVVYRPDINQGNYLTQNDVSKIRTGMTQQQVAYALGTPMMTDPFGTNTWFYVFRQQPGHEGVTQQTLTLTFNSSGVLTNIDNKPKLEKE
- a CDS encoding RnfH family protein, with the translated sequence MSPDIKVEVVYALPEKQYLLKVRLGQGSTVEQAIIASGILELRTDIDLSKNKVGIFSRPVKLTDMVSEGDRVEIYRPLIADPKELRRQRAEKSAQK